The region CGACGGCGACGACTTCGGCGCCCATCGCGAGCGCCTTGGCCGCGTCCATTCCGGTACGGATGCCGCCGGACGCGACGAGTGGCATGCCGGGAAGTGCCTGCCGCACCTCGGTGAGCGCCTGCGCGGTCGGTATGCCCCATTCGGCGAGCGCGGGGTAGCGCACCTCGCCGTACCGCACGTACTGCTCGATGCGCGCCCATGACGTGCCGCCCGCGCCGGCGACGTCGACCGCGGCCAGGGGACAGTCGGCGAGTTCCTCGACCGCCGCCCGGCCGATCCCGTGCCCGACCTCCTTGAGCATCACCGGATACTCCAGCGCGCCGGCCACGTCCCGCAGCCGCTCCATCGACCCCGAGAAGTCGGTGTCCCCGTGGTGTTGCATCGCCTCCTGCAGCGGATTGGTGTGCACCGCGAGGCCGTCGGCGCCGACCTTGTTCAGCGCGGCGGCGAGGCCGGGCACCAGCTCGGCGTCGAGCTGTGCCAGCCCGATGTTCCCGATCAGCAGGACGTCGGGGGCGACGTCGCGCACGTCGAAGCTCGTCGCGGCGGCGGCGTCGTCGATCATGACGCGCTGGGAGCCCAGCATCATGCCGATGCCCAGGTGCTGGGCCGCGGCGGCGAGATTGCGGTTGATGATCCCGGACAGTTCGGCGCCGCCGGTCATGGCTCCGATCAACACCGGCGCGCGCAGCCGCGATCCGAAGAACTGGGTGCCCAGATCCACGCTGTCGAGGTTCGTCTGGGTCAGCGCGTTGTAGGGCAGCCGATAGCGCTCGAAGCCGGTGGTCACCGTCTGGTAGTCGACCGCCTCGGTCAGACAGACGTCGATGTGGCGGCGCTTGCGGTGCCGCATCGCGGACACGGGGTCGGGTGTCACCGGCTGTGGCCCTCTCCGGGCCCCTGCGACAATGGCGTGGTGACTGAAGGTCTGTGGATCGCGATAGCGGTCATCGCCGTACTGCTGATCATTGCGCTCGTCGTGGGACTCGTGCGGTACCGCCGCCGCCGCATCAGTCTGTCGGCTCCAGACACTGCCACTCCTGTCGATCGCTCGGGCGGCTATACCGCGACCTCGGGCATCACCTTTACCGCATCGGCGCCCACCGAAACCCCGGTTCGGCCCCCGACGGCACCTCCGCGCGCGCCGGAGCGCCTGGACACCAGCGGCCTACCCGCCGTCGGCGATGATGCCACCATCCCCCGGGATGCGCCCAAGCGTCCGATCGCCGACGTCAGGCTTCCCGAGCCGCCGGTGCAGGCGCCGCCACCGCCGGTGCAGGCGCCGCCACCACCGGTGCCGGCGCCGCCGCCGGCCCTGCCCGCCGAGGAGGCGCCGCCGGCCGAGGAGCCGGCCGCCCCGGTCGAGGCGCCCGCCGCGGCGGCGCCCGAGGTGGAGGCCATCGCGCCGATCGAGGGCCGCCTGGACCGGCTGCGCGGCCGCCTCGCCAAGTCGCAGAACACGCTCGGTCGCAGCATGCTCGGACTGCTGGGCGGGGGCGACCTCGACGAGGAGTCGTGGGAAGAGGTCGAAGACACCTTGCTGATCGCCGATCTCGGGCCGGTCGTGACGGAGTCCGTGGTCACCGCGCTGCGGGCCAGGATGGCCAGCAGCGGTGTCCGCACCGAGGCCGACGCGCGAGCGGTGCTGCGCGACGTGCTGATCTCGGAGCTGCACCCGAATCTGGACCGCTCGATCCGGGCGCTGCCCCACGAGGACAAGCCGTCGGTGCTGCTGGTGGTCGGTGTCAACGGGACCGGCAAGACCACGACGGTGGGCAAGCTCGCGCGCGTGCTCGTCGCCGACGGCCGCCGGGTCGTGCTCGGGGCGGCCGACACCTTCCGCGCCGCGGCAGCCGACCAGCTCCAGACCTGGGCGTCGCGCGTCGGCGCGCAGGTCGTCCGCGGTCCCGAGGGGGCAGATCCCGCCTCCGTCGCGTTCGACGCCGTCGACACCGGGATCGCGTCGGGCGCGGACGTCGTCGTCATCGACACCGCAGGGCGCCTGCACACCAAGACCGGCCTCATGGACGAGCTGGGCAAGGTCAAGCGCGTGGTGAGCCGCCGGGCCGCCGTCGACGAGGTGCTTCTGGTCCTCGACGCCACGATCGGGCAGAACAGCCTGCCGCAGGCACGGGTCTTCGCCGAGGTCGTCGACATCACCGGTGTCGTGCTGACCAAACTCGACGGCACCGCCAAGGGCGGCATCGTGTTCCGGGTCCAGCAGGAACTCGGGGTGCCGGTCAAGCTCGTCGGACTGGGGGAGGGGCCCGACGATCTGGCTCCCTTCGAACCGGCGGCATTCGTCGACGCACTGCTCGGCTGACGGGCACGTCGCGGCACCAAAGCGCCAGATGTAACACGGGTGGAACCTGAACCGGCCATCCGTTCACACAGGCGAAACGCGAGCGCGTTGTCTACGAAACAACCACTGCGCATTGTCTTCAGACCAGGTCAACGGTCGTAAATCGTTGCGACCGTGGCGTGTCGAAGGAGGAATCTGCGAGTGGACCAATTCCCGACGATGGGTGTACCGGACACCGGTGATACCGCGTGGATGCTGGCAAGCGCCGCGCTGGTGCTGCTGATGACGCCAGGCCTGGCCTTCTTCTACGGCGGCATGGTGCGGGCCAGGAGCGTGCTCAACATGATCATGATGAGCATCTCCGCGATGGGGGTCGTGACCGTGCTGTGGGTGCTCTACGGCTACTCGCTGGCCTTCGGCAACGACGTCGGCAACCTGTTCGGCGACCCGACGCAGTTCTTCGGCCTCAAGGGTCTGATCGGCGGCAATGCCTCCGCGGCGGTCGCCGCGGACCCCGCCGCCGGGGTCGCGGCCGCCGACGCGGTCAAGATCCCCCTGGTCGGCACCCTCCCGGCCACGGTGTTCGTGGCATTCCAGTTGATGTTCGCGATCATCACCGTCGCGCTGATCTCGGGTGCGGTCGCCGACCGCATCAAGTTCGGCGGCTGGCTGCTGTTCGCGGGATTGTGGGCGACGATCGTCTACTTCCCGGTCGCGCACTGGGTGTTCTCCTTCGACGGAGTGACCGCCGCCAACGGCGGGTGGATCGCCAACAAACTGGCCGCGATCGACTTCGCCGGCGGCACCGCGGTGCACATCAACGCCGGTACCGCGGGCCTGGTCCTCGCGATCATCCTCGGCAAGCGCAAGGGGTGGCCGGGAACGCCGATGCGGCCCCACAACCTGCCCTTCGTCATGCTCGGCGCGGGTCTGCTGTGGTTCGGCTGGTACGGCTTCAACGCCGGTTCCGCGACCTCCTCGGGCGGCCTCGCCGGTTCGACGTTCGTGACCACCACCGTGGCCACCGCCGCGGCGATGCTGGCCTGGCTGCTCACCGAGCGCGTTCGCGACGGCAAAGCCACCTCGCTCGGTGCGGCCTCGGGCATCGTGGCCGGCCTGGTCGCGATCACCCCGTCGTGCTCGTCGGTCAACGTGCTCGGTGCGCTCGCGATCGGTGCCATCGCAGGTGTGCTCTGCGCACTCGCCGTCGGCCTGAAATACAAACTGGGATACGACGATTCGCTCGACGTCGTCGGCGTCCACCTCGTCGGCGGCATCGTCGGCACGCTGCTGATCGGCTTCCTGGCCGCACCGCAGGCCGGTGCCGGCGTCGCGGGCCTGTTCTACGGGGGCGGTTTCGATCAGCTGTGGCGGCAAGCGGTCGGCGCCGGGGCGGTTCTGCTTTACTCGGCCATTGGTACCGCTATCTTGGCGTTGATCGTGAAGTACACCGTCGGACTGCGCCTCACCGAGGAAGATGAATCGACCGGAGCTGATGAATCGGAGCACGCGGAAACCGGATACGACTTCGCGACTGTCGGAGCCGGATCGGCACTCGGTCGTCACCCCGGCGTGGAGGGATAAGGGAACATGAAACTGATTACTGCGATCGTCAAGCCGTTCACGCTGGAAGATGTCAAGACCGGTCTCGAGCAGACGGGAATCCTCGGGATGACCGTGAGCGAGGTCCAGGGCTACGGTCGTCAGAAGGGGCACACCGAGGTGTATCGCGGTGCGGAGTACTCGGTGGATTTCGTTCCGAAGGTGCGGGTGGAGGTCGTCGTCGAGGACGCGGCCGTGGACAAGGTGGTCGACGTCATCGTGCAGGCCGCCCGCACCGGCAAGATCGGCGACGGCAAGGTCTGGGTCAGTCCGGTCGAGACCGTGGTGCGTGTGCGCACCGGCGAGCGGGGGGCCGACGCCCTCTGATCCCTACTGCGGTATGAGAAGTCGTCTCCCGGCACTAGGGCCGTGTGAGCGCTGGATCGTCAAGTGCCGGGAGGACAACTCATGACCGAGCGGAAGTCCGTTCCCGCCGCCGGAGCTCCCAGATGGAAGCGTCCGGCGGCGGGAACGTCCCGTCCCGCAACCGATCTCGCGACAGCCGCCGAGCAGCTGGTGACGGGCGGGGCACGCCAGCTCGACGCCGCCGCCCTGCGTGACGCGCTGCTGGATCTCTACGATTTCTGGCTGACCACCAAGGCGACCGAGATCGGCATCACGGCCACCAGTGGCTTCGCGATCGTCGCCACCGGCGGCCTGGGTCGCGGCGAGCTTTTGCCGTATTCCGATCTCGACCTGATGCTGCTGCACGACAACATGCCGCCCGACGTGGTCGGCGAAGTGGCGGAATTGTTGTGGTACCCGTTGTGGGACGCCAACATCCGGCTCGACCACAGTGTCCGTACCGTGCCCGAGGCGCTCAAGGTCGCCGGTGAGGACATCTCCGCCGGCCTGGCGATGCTCGAGGCCCGCCACATCGCCGGCGACGCCGACCTGTCGGCCCTGCTCATCGGAGGTGCGCGCAGGCAGTGGCGCACCGGAATCGCCTCGCGCTTCGACGAACTCGTCGAGCACACCCGGGCCCGCTGGCAGCGCAGCGGGGAGATCGCCCATCGTGCCGAGCCGGATCTCAAGTGCGGCCGGGGTGGTCTGCGCGACGTCCAGCTGCTCAATGCGCTGGCCATCGCGCAGCTGGCCGACGTCTATCCGAGCCGCTCGCTGGTGTCGCCGACCGAAACGCTCGGCGGGGCGCACCTTTCCCTGCTCAACGTCCGAACAGAACTGCACCGGGTGGCCGGCCGCGGCCGGGAACTGCTGCTGGCGCAGCACGCCGACGAGATCGGCGCGGCGCTGCGCATCGGAGATCGCTTCGATCTGGC is a window of Mycolicibacterium chubuense NBB4 DNA encoding:
- a CDS encoding ammonium transporter, which translates into the protein MGVPDTGDTAWMLASAALVLLMTPGLAFFYGGMVRARSVLNMIMMSISAMGVVTVLWVLYGYSLAFGNDVGNLFGDPTQFFGLKGLIGGNASAAVAADPAAGVAAADAVKIPLVGTLPATVFVAFQLMFAIITVALISGAVADRIKFGGWLLFAGLWATIVYFPVAHWVFSFDGVTAANGGWIANKLAAIDFAGGTAVHINAGTAGLVLAIILGKRKGWPGTPMRPHNLPFVMLGAGLLWFGWYGFNAGSATSSGGLAGSTFVTTTVATAAAMLAWLLTERVRDGKATSLGAASGIVAGLVAITPSCSSVNVLGALAIGAIAGVLCALAVGLKYKLGYDDSLDVVGVHLVGGIVGTLLIGFLAAPQAGAGVAGLFYGGGFDQLWRQAVGAGAVLLYSAIGTAILALIVKYTVGLRLTEEDESTGADESEHAETGYDFATVGAGSALGRHPGVEG
- a CDS encoding P-II family nitrogen regulator: MKLITAIVKPFTLEDVKTGLEQTGILGMTVSEVQGYGRQKGHTEVYRGAEYSVDFVPKVRVEVVVEDAAVDKVVDVIVQAARTGKIGDGKVWVSPVETVVRVRTGERGADAL
- the fni gene encoding type 2 isopentenyl-diphosphate Delta-isomerase; the protein is MTPDPVSAMRHRKRRHIDVCLTEAVDYQTVTTGFERYRLPYNALTQTNLDSVDLGTQFFGSRLRAPVLIGAMTGGAELSGIINRNLAAAAQHLGIGMMLGSQRVMIDDAAAATSFDVRDVAPDVLLIGNIGLAQLDAELVPGLAAALNKVGADGLAVHTNPLQEAMQHHGDTDFSGSMERLRDVAGALEYPVMLKEVGHGIGRAAVEELADCPLAAVDVAGAGGTSWARIEQYVRYGEVRYPALAEWGIPTAQALTEVRQALPGMPLVASGGIRTGMDAAKALAMGAEVVAVARPLLAPAIESVDAVVDWLQHFIDELLVCLHGSGAADLPALRRRGVTPVC
- the ftsY gene encoding signal recognition particle-docking protein FtsY, which gives rise to MTEGLWIAIAVIAVLLIIALVVGLVRYRRRRISLSAPDTATPVDRSGGYTATSGITFTASAPTETPVRPPTAPPRAPERLDTSGLPAVGDDATIPRDAPKRPIADVRLPEPPVQAPPPPVQAPPPPVPAPPPALPAEEAPPAEEPAAPVEAPAAAAPEVEAIAPIEGRLDRLRGRLAKSQNTLGRSMLGLLGGGDLDEESWEEVEDTLLIADLGPVVTESVVTALRARMASSGVRTEADARAVLRDVLISELHPNLDRSIRALPHEDKPSVLLVVGVNGTGKTTTVGKLARVLVADGRRVVLGAADTFRAAAADQLQTWASRVGAQVVRGPEGADPASVAFDAVDTGIASGADVVVIDTAGRLHTKTGLMDELGKVKRVVSRRAAVDEVLLVLDATIGQNSLPQARVFAEVVDITGVVLTKLDGTAKGGIVFRVQQELGVPVKLVGLGEGPDDLAPFEPAAFVDALLG